A window of Cohnella herbarum contains these coding sequences:
- a CDS encoding quaternary amine ABC transporter ATP-binding protein translates to MPIVEVKELTKIFGAEPEKALELLGQGLSKKAIFEKTKMTVGVNRVSFRIEEGEIFVIMGLSGSGKSTLVRLLNRLIEPTSGSVLIHGKDIVTLNAQQLREVRRRSMAMVFQKFALFPHKTVIENVEYGLEVRGTEKQTRLEKAMSSLKLVGLEGLESRYPDQLSGGMQQRVGLARALANEPDILLMDEAFSALDPLIRKDMQDELLELQHNMKKTIIFITHDLDEALRIGDRVALMRDGSVVQIGTPEEIMINPANKFVERFVEDVDLSKVLTASHVMRRPETISPDRGPRVALQLMRDSGVSNLYLVDRAKKLIGVITAEDAAAAIKSGQTLMDIAIQDVPTFRPDQHLNELFEIVGSSRIPAAVVSDNGRLLGIIVRGAVLSALSGNSDDNVTGGPPHA, encoded by the coding sequence ATGCCCATTGTAGAGGTAAAGGAACTAACGAAAATCTTCGGAGCCGAGCCGGAGAAGGCTCTAGAACTCCTCGGCCAAGGTCTTAGCAAAAAAGCGATATTCGAAAAAACGAAAATGACGGTCGGCGTCAATCGCGTTAGCTTTCGCATCGAGGAAGGCGAAATCTTCGTGATCATGGGACTCTCCGGAAGCGGAAAGTCGACTTTGGTTCGGCTATTAAATCGTTTGATCGAGCCGACAAGCGGCAGCGTATTGATCCACGGCAAAGATATCGTCACCTTGAACGCGCAGCAGCTTCGGGAAGTCCGGCGCCGGAGCATGGCTATGGTGTTTCAGAAGTTCGCGCTCTTCCCCCACAAGACCGTGATCGAGAACGTCGAATACGGTTTGGAAGTCAGAGGAACGGAAAAGCAAACCCGACTCGAGAAAGCGATGAGTTCTCTTAAGCTTGTCGGGCTGGAAGGGCTGGAATCCCGTTATCCCGATCAGCTTAGCGGAGGCATGCAGCAGCGGGTCGGGCTTGCCCGGGCGCTTGCCAACGAGCCGGATATTCTTCTGATGGACGAGGCGTTCAGCGCCTTGGACCCGCTTATTCGCAAGGATATGCAAGACGAACTGCTCGAGCTTCAACATAATATGAAGAAAACGATTATTTTCATCACGCACGACCTGGATGAAGCGCTCCGGATCGGAGATCGGGTAGCTCTCATGCGCGACGGATCGGTCGTGCAGATCGGCACGCCGGAAGAAATCATGATCAATCCGGCCAATAAATTCGTCGAACGTTTCGTGGAAGACGTCGATCTGTCCAAAGTGCTGACGGCTTCCCATGTCATGCGCAGACCCGAGACGATCAGCCCCGATCGCGGCCCTAGGGTAGCGTTGCAGCTCATGCGAGATAGCGGAGTTTCCAATCTCTATCTTGTCGATAGAGCGAAGAAGCTTATCGGAGTCATAACGGCGGAAGACGCCGCAGCTGCGATCAAAAGCGGACAAACTTTAATGGATATCGCGATCCAAGACGTTCCGACTTTCCGTCCCGATCAGCATTTAAATGAGCTGTTCGAGATCGTCGGAAGCAGCCGTATCCCCGCTGCGGTCGTAAGCGATAACGGACGGTTGCTCGGCATTATCGTAAGAGGAGCCGTCCTGTCCGCCCTGTCCGGCAACTCCGACGACAACGTGACTGGAGGGCCTCCGCATGCATAA
- the arfA gene encoding arabinosylfuranosidase ArfA produces the protein MSHQAKMIVDKDFVISRIDDRIYGSFIEHLGRAVYGGIYEPGHPAADERGFRKDVLSLIQTLRVPIIRYPGGNFVSGYDWKDGIGPKDQRPSRLELAWRTVEPNQFGLNEFVEWSRTAGTNVMWAINLGTHGVDEARNIVEYANHVSGSYWSDLRISHGYRQPHAIKTWCLGNEMDGPWQIGAKTAVEYGRVAAESAKVMKWVDPSIELVACGSSGKGMATYPEWEATVLDHTYEHVEFLSLHSYYGNHDNDTATFLGRSLEMEDFIRSVVATCDYMKAKKRSNKKMQLSFDEWNVWFHSNDADKKIEPWQIAPPQLEDVYTMEDALVVGCLLIALLKNSDRVRMACLAQLVNVIAPIMTENGGQAWAQTIFYPYMHASVYGRGQALVPLVQSPKYDTKDITDIPYLESIAVYDEQAMEVTIFAVNRDLTNSLPLEVDLRSFGACDILEHIVLQNDNLKATNTASEPNRVTPKMTGNATADGSKINATLGKASWNVIRVRLH, from the coding sequence ATGTCCCATCAGGCTAAAATGATCGTCGACAAAGACTTCGTCATCTCCCGGATTGACGACCGCATTTACGGTTCATTCATCGAGCATCTCGGTCGCGCCGTATACGGCGGCATCTACGAACCGGGACACCCTGCCGCCGACGAACGCGGATTCCGCAAAGACGTCCTCTCCCTCATTCAAACGCTTCGCGTGCCGATCATCCGATATCCGGGAGGAAACTTCGTATCCGGCTACGATTGGAAGGATGGGATCGGTCCTAAAGACCAACGCCCAAGCCGGCTTGAGCTGGCCTGGAGAACGGTGGAACCGAACCAATTCGGCTTGAACGAATTCGTGGAGTGGTCTCGGACAGCGGGTACCAACGTCATGTGGGCGATTAATCTAGGAACGCATGGCGTCGACGAAGCTCGCAATATCGTCGAATACGCGAATCATGTCTCCGGATCTTATTGGAGCGACTTGAGGATTAGTCACGGTTATCGCCAACCTCACGCGATCAAGACATGGTGCCTCGGCAACGAAATGGACGGTCCTTGGCAGATCGGCGCGAAAACGGCGGTCGAATACGGCAGAGTCGCGGCCGAATCGGCGAAAGTCATGAAATGGGTCGATCCTTCCATCGAACTCGTCGCTTGCGGCAGCTCCGGCAAAGGAATGGCTACGTACCCGGAGTGGGAAGCAACCGTACTCGATCATACTTACGAGCATGTGGAATTCTTATCCTTGCACAGCTATTACGGTAATCACGATAACGACACCGCGACCTTCCTTGGACGATCGCTCGAGATGGAAGATTTCATCCGCAGCGTAGTGGCCACTTGCGACTACATGAAAGCTAAGAAGCGCAGCAACAAAAAGATGCAGCTCAGCTTCGATGAATGGAACGTCTGGTTTCATTCCAACGATGCGGACAAGAAAATCGAACCTTGGCAAATCGCGCCCCCTCAATTGGAAGACGTCTATACGATGGAAGATGCGCTTGTCGTCGGTTGCTTGCTGATCGCATTGTTGAAAAACTCCGATCGCGTGAGGATGGCTTGCTTGGCCCAACTCGTCAACGTCATCGCTCCGATCATGACGGAGAACGGCGGCCAAGCTTGGGCCCAGACGATCTTCTATCCTTACATGCACGCATCCGTGTACGGTCGCGGCCAAGCGCTCGTTCCGCTCGTGCAATCTCCGAAATACGATACGAAAGACATCACGGACATTCCTTATTTGGAATCGATCGCCGTATACGACGAACAAGCGATGGAAGTAACGATATTCGCCGTAAACCGCGATTTGACGAACTCCCTTCCGTTAGAGGTCGATCTGCGCAGCTTTGGCGCTTGCGATATTCTGGAGCACATCGTCCTCCAGAACGACAATCTCAAGGCGACGAACACCGCAAGCGAGCCTAACCGCGTTACGCCGAAAATGACCGGCAATGCTACGGCTGACGGCTCCAAAATCAACGCAACGCTAGGAAAAGCTTCTTGGAACGTTATCCGCGTTCGTCTACATTAG
- a CDS encoding ArsR/SmtB family transcription factor, producing the protein MIRANTDRKWLPLYEALASEVRLRILELLAEKSMNLKEIAERLELSSAILTMHVRKLELAGLIDTNMVRKEGGTHKICSLAETSVEIVLPQAGVTERTFYEQHIPVGHYTSFEVYPTCGLATREKLVGQYDDPRYFLDPERVNAAIIWFGKGYVEYKMPNYLLPSQEPEELEISLELASEAPGANDQWPSDIRFYLNDIRLGEWTSPGDYGAHARGRFTPEWWTIPLNQYGLWKVLRVNRQGTYMDGQKISDTTLDDLRLEKHFWTLRFAVEDDATHVGGLTLYGSGFGNYNQDIQIRVYYSQRR; encoded by the coding sequence ATGATTAGAGCGAATACCGACCGTAAGTGGCTTCCCTTATACGAGGCGCTCGCAAGCGAAGTGCGGCTTCGGATATTGGAGCTGCTGGCGGAGAAATCGATGAACTTGAAGGAAATCGCCGAGCGGCTTGAGCTGAGCAGCGCGATTCTAACGATGCATGTCCGCAAGCTCGAGCTAGCGGGCTTGATCGATACGAATATGGTTCGCAAGGAAGGCGGCACGCACAAGATTTGTTCTTTGGCGGAGACAAGCGTCGAGATCGTGCTTCCTCAGGCAGGGGTAACGGAAAGAACGTTTTATGAGCAGCATATTCCCGTAGGGCATTATACCTCCTTCGAGGTTTACCCGACATGCGGTCTGGCAACGCGCGAGAAGCTGGTCGGTCAATATGACGATCCTCGTTATTTTCTAGATCCGGAAAGAGTGAACGCCGCCATCATTTGGTTCGGTAAAGGTTACGTGGAATATAAGATGCCGAACTATTTGTTGCCTAGCCAAGAGCCGGAAGAATTGGAGATTTCGCTGGAGCTTGCGTCGGAAGCGCCCGGAGCGAACGACCAGTGGCCGTCGGACATCCGTTTCTACCTTAACGATATTCGGTTAGGGGAGTGGACGAGCCCGGGAGATTACGGTGCGCACGCCAGAGGCCGTTTTACTCCGGAATGGTGGACGATCCCTCTAAATCAATACGGACTGTGGAAGGTGCTTCGGGTGAACCGGCAAGGCACTTACATGGACGGGCAGAAAATCTCGGACACTACGTTAGACGATCTGCGACTGGAAAAGCACTTCTGGACGCTGCGATTCGCGGTCGAGGACGATGCGACCCATGTGGGCGGATTAACTTTGTACGGATCGGGTTTCGGCAACTATAATCAAGATATTCAAATCCGCGTGTATTACAGTCAGAGGAGATAA
- a CDS encoding RluA family pseudouridine synthase — protein sequence MINRKITPSEGGKRLHRFLRNLMPNIPLGQIYKMIDSGKVKVNGKRKKQDYELVAGDELVLYVEEAAYQEASIGQKKAKYVGVNANVDVLYEDAELMVVMKPVGMLTHPDQADQKDTLVNRVHAYLYRKGELDSPLFMPATANRLDRNTSGIVLVGKTAGMLHQLNQWIQKHELQKYYVTIVEGKLTGEGTLSGDLIRDEKKNRTHVVGDKTDVEKHGGAEQVKSAETRYRVLQTGNAYSFVEIELISGRTHQIRTHFQDIGHSLLGDIKYGGKRYGDVNHQLLHAWRIVLPDGREFKAPLPAQMRTVADRVGLNPNF from the coding sequence ATGATTAACCGTAAAATCACCCCCTCGGAGGGCGGCAAGAGACTGCATCGCTTCCTCAGAAATCTAATGCCCAACATTCCATTGGGACAAATATACAAAATGATCGATTCCGGCAAAGTAAAAGTGAACGGGAAGAGAAAAAAACAGGACTACGAGCTGGTTGCCGGAGACGAATTGGTTTTGTACGTAGAGGAAGCGGCTTATCAAGAAGCGAGTATCGGCCAGAAGAAGGCGAAGTACGTCGGGGTGAACGCCAACGTAGACGTCTTGTACGAAGACGCCGAACTCATGGTCGTCATGAAGCCGGTCGGCATGCTGACGCATCCCGATCAAGCGGATCAGAAGGATACGCTCGTGAACCGGGTTCATGCTTATTTGTACCGTAAAGGCGAGTTGGATAGCCCGCTCTTCATGCCCGCTACGGCAAATCGACTGGATCGCAATACGAGCGGCATCGTACTCGTCGGGAAGACCGCGGGTATGCTGCACCAATTAAACCAATGGATTCAGAAGCATGAGCTGCAAAAATACTACGTAACGATCGTCGAAGGCAAGCTTACGGGTGAAGGCACGCTTTCAGGCGATCTTATTCGCGACGAGAAGAAAAACCGTACGCACGTCGTCGGAGACAAAACGGATGTCGAGAAGCATGGCGGAGCGGAGCAAGTGAAGTCGGCGGAGACGCGCTATCGCGTCCTTCAGACCGGCAACGCTTATTCGTTCGTCGAGATCGAATTGATCAGCGGCCGGACGCATCAGATCCGCACCCATTTTCAAGATATCGGGCATTCTCTTCTCGGGGATATCAAATACGGCGGCAAAAGATACGGAGACGTCAACCATCAGCTTCTGCACGCATGGCGAATCGTCCTTCCGGACGGGCGGGAGTTCAAGGCGCCTCTCCCGGCGCAAATGCGAACGGTTGCCGATCGGGTAGGGCTCAATCCGAATTTCTAA